A genome region from Musa acuminata AAA Group cultivar baxijiao chromosome BXJ3-5, Cavendish_Baxijiao_AAA, whole genome shotgun sequence includes the following:
- the LOC135637842 gene encoding adenylate isopentenyltransferase 5, chloroplastic-like — MGSFETRSGPKDKVVLVLGATGTGKSRLAVDLAAYFDGEIVNSDKMQVYDGLDVVTNKVTDEERAGIPHHLIGGIPRDAEFTASDFRREAILAVESIVRRGRLPIVAGGSNSYIEAMIEGAGREFRRRYECCFLWVDVQLPELHAFVAERVDCMVGRGLVQEVRGLFDPDVVDYSRGIRRAIGVPEMDRYLRAEGTETDEEAKARLLEAALDEIKANTCKLTCCQLQKIHRLSTLSGWNVNKVDATEVLRKKGKKEDEAWAAQVACPSIEIVAKFLQQTITEEDQVAEAAAQEAEQFALVTKENRPCLMNETVVLAATTTKAAAALVTAGVDMVKVASTTVAVVGATV, encoded by the coding sequence ATGGGATCCTTCGAGACCAGAAGTGGTCCCAAGGACAAGGTGGTGCTGGTGCTGGGTGCAACCGGCACTGGCAAGTCGCGGCTTGCTGTCGATCTCGCCGCTTACTTTGACGGCGAAATCGTCAACTCCGACAAAATGCAAGTGTATGACGGCCTTGACGTCGTCACCAACAAGGTCACCGACGAGGAACGTGCCGGGATCCCCCATCACCTTATCGGTGGCATACCCCGCGACGCTGAGTTCACGGCGTCCGACTTCCGCCGGGAGGCAATACTAGCGGTGGAGTCGATTGTCCGGCGGGGAAGGCTCCCCATCGTCGCTGGCGGATCCAACTCCTACATCGAGGCGATGATTGAGGGGGCCGGGAGGGAGTTCAGGAGGCGGTACGAGTGCTGCTTCCTGTGGGTGGATGTCCAGCTCCCGGAGCTGCATGCGTTCGTTGCGGAGCGCGTCGACTGCATGGTAGGACGTGGGCTGGTGCAGGAGGTGAGGGGGCTCTTTGACCCAGACGTCGTGGATTACTCCCGGGGAATACGAAGAGCTATCGGGGTGCCGGAGATGGACCGTTATCTCCGCGCCGAGGGCACAGAGACGGACGAGGAGGCCAAGGCGAGGCTGCTGGAGGCAGCACTGGACGAGATCAAGGCAAACACATGCAAACTGACGTGCTGCCAGCTGCAGAAGATCCACAGGCTCTCCACTCTTTCCGGATGGAACGTGAACAAGGTGGACGCCACAGAGGTGTTgaggaagaaggggaagaaggaagaCGAGGCCTGGGCGGCGCAGGTGGCGTGCCCCAGCATCGAGATCGTCGCAAAATTCTTACAACAAACGATAACAGAAGAAGACCAAGTGGCGGAAGCCGCAGCACAGGAGGCAGAGCAATTTGCCTTGGTTACTAAAGAGAACCGGCCTTGCCTCATGAATGAAACAGTGGTGCTGGCTGCTACGACCACGAAGGCTGCCGCGGCTCTGGTCACGGCCGGCGTGGACATGGTCAAGGTAGCTTCCACCACAGTCGCCGTGGTGGGGGCCACGGTATAA